The Cellulophaga lytica DSM 7489 nucleotide sequence TTGCTGTAGCTTACAAATTTACAGATAACTTTTATGGTCGTGCAGGTGCATTATTAAAAATTGCAGGTAAAACAGAAGCTGTAGTTTTTAGTAGTACATTATTGTCTGAGGCAGAGAGAGAACCATATAATCTTCCAGAAGGTTCTTATTCAGAAACTAACTATACAGAAGATTTTCACGGTAAGTTTCCATTAGGCTTTGTTGGTGCTTTAGGATATAAATTCCCTATAGATAACAACTTTAGTATTTATGTAGAAGCCGAGTATTACGGTATTAGCTTAAAACGTAAAGATTCTGAATTACAAGAATTCAATACAAATCTTTTTACTCCAGACGGTAATATGGTTGCAGAAAGTGTTTATACTCTAGACAACTTACCTGCAGGTTACAATAAGAAAACTAACTATGTAGATGAGTTACCAAACGATAATACTGACCCATCTAAAAAATTATCTCAAAAAGTGCCTTATTCTTCTTTTGGAATTAATGTAGGTGTAACATACAAGTTTAAAAAGGCTGCTAAACAATAAGTAGTACTTTTTGCACATTACTAAAAGCTCCTAAAATGTATTTCGCATTTTAGGAGCTTTTTTTGTGTTTAATAAATATAAACTTACGTTTTATGTAAATGTATTACGTAGTGTCTTAATTTATTGTTAATTCTTTATTAGTATGTTAAATATACTTTGCTTCTAGCATAGTTAATTATACCTTAGTTGGCTTATTGTTTTCAGAACATTATTTAGGTTCTACTAAGTAATAGGCCTCAATTTGTTTTACTAGCAATAAAAATTATGGTCTTTTACTAGATGTTTTTTAACCTATACTGTACCAAACATGGTGTTAGTCTAAAAACTATCAAATTATACAAAAAGACTTTTAATCTTTGATTTAATTAACCCCAAAATAAATTGTGAGAACATGTTGAAAAGTAAGATTGATAAGGCCACAGGTTTTGAAAAAAGATTTGAAAACATAAATACCGTTGTTTTTAAAAACTCAACAACAGCATCTAAGGCAGTAGCCCAAGAAATAGCCCAGCTTATTAAGGAAAAGCAAAAAGATAACAAACCTTGTGTTTTAGGTTTAGCTACAGGGTCTACACCAAAGGGATTGTATGCAGAATTGGTTAGGCTACATAAAGAAGAAGGCTTAAGTTTTAAAAATGTAGTTACATTTAATTTAGATGAGTACTACCCAATGGAGCCCGACTCTATACACAGCTACGTTAGGTTTATGAAAGAGTTACTTTTAGACCAAGTAGATATTTTACCAGAAAACTATCATATTCCAGATGGTACATTAGCAAAAGCTAACATATCTAAATATTGTAATGATTATGAATCTAAAATTGAAGCAGCTGGCGGTTTAGATTTACAAATTTTGGGTATTGGAGGTAACGGACACATTGGATTTAACGAATCTGGTTCATTACAAAACTCTAAAACAAGACTGGTAGCCTTAGATCATATAACCAGAGTAGCGGCTAGTAAAGATTTTGGAGGTTTAAGTAATACACCAAGAACAGCAATTACATTAGGAGTTAAAAAAATAATGGAAGCCAAAAGAGTAATTCTTATGGCTTGGGGAGAGGGTAAATCTAACATAATAGCACAATCTGTAGAAGGAGAGGTTACCAATAAAGTACCAGCATCATTTTTACAAGAACATAATAATGCAGTATTTGTATTAGATAAAGAATCAGCATCAAA carries:
- a CDS encoding outer membrane beta-barrel protein; this encodes MKQRVILLVGILISTMSYAQFEISAGTGYAIGSAEMKLGTETTTTSVENTYGSYGEGVNFQLRGTYFFNEKVGLDVGVGYLNGVDHTINKTTVPGVDVDAIARGRAYGATVAVAYKFTDNFYGRAGALLKIAGKTEAVVFSSTLLSEAEREPYNLPEGSYSETNYTEDFHGKFPLGFVGALGYKFPIDNNFSIYVEAEYYGISLKRKDSELQEFNTNLFTPDGNMVAESVYTLDNLPAGYNKKTNYVDELPNDNTDPSKKLSQKVPYSSFGINVGVTYKFKKAAKQ